The genomic DNA tatattattaatattaataaacaAAGATAATATTTCAAATCTGCTAAAATGtacgacacaaacactcaacCATCTCAGACCTTTCAGTATAATATGAAGAACATGTTGACACACCTGGTTGAATGTTGTTTTGTCCTGTCCTCCAGGAGATGGCAGGTTGGGTCTTGCTGCCGGTGATGCGGGCACAGCTGACTTCAGACGTCCTCGATGTTCTATTGTTCAATACCATTACTCTCAGCTGTCCGGTGGACAGGGCAGACTTTCCCAGTGCTCACCTGACCTCCAGGCCGATACGCCAGGTGATGTACAGGCTGCTGCTGGGAGAGACTCTAGTGAATGAGAATGACAGAGAAGGCCTCCAGCTGAAAAGCTTCCAAGTCCAACCTGCAGCCAGCGGGGTCCCTGAGGAGCTGGAACTCAAGTCACTGAACCAGGTAAAGCTTTCAAACGTTTGTTCCAACACGGACCACAAGTGCATCATTGTGTTGAGTGGCTCTCACTATTATCAGCCATAGAAGTCTTTCTTTCTCCATTGACATGACACGAGCAGATGCTACCCAACTTTGGCTTCCCATgtaatatcaaactttactccagctgttttcacatctgcactcttGAAAATGTGTCTAGATAATTTCAGTAGGACTGCTCTTGAAATGCTCCTGATCTGctagttcacacatgcacccagTGGCTATgctggagtctgttggggccctagccAAAAATCACcagggggccctccaaccagcattcattCAGAAGATtggcaacccacatactcagctctgttGCTTAGAGCAAAAATGCATgctccttacaaatgtggcactatttaaaaagaaaataaacaggctttccagaTGTATATGATTTATTGCCAGGAAGCATTGCTACAACTAAGAAATTATCTACCAgacacaaatttccttacttgTTGTgcgatgtttgtttgtttgtgttctgctaCTTCCGTCTGGTTCTTTTTAAGTCACGTCGTACCTCAGGCTTAAGAGTAAGCTTTCCCCGGAAGGCTGAGAAGTGTGATACCCCGATGATTGGAGCACACCCTCCGGTGCTTTTTGTAAATGGGAACCACCACACCTGTCTGCCACTCCACAGGCACTGTCCCAGATTTCCACGCGACATTGAAGAGGCGTgacagcccaacaatgtccagagcCTTTAGCATCTCAGGGCAAATCTCATCCACACCTGGCGCCTCGCCACTGAGGAGCTTTCTGACTGACTCAGTGACCTCTGCCAAGGTTCGTGGTAAGACTTCCCCCGGATCTTcagactctgcctcctcttcagaggacgtgttgtctgggttcaggAGTTCCTCAAAGTATTCCTTCCACCGCCCAGCGATGTCCCCGGTCCGGGTCAGCAGCCCTCCACCCCTGCTGATAACAGCCTGGGGGCAAGCCCTGCTTTTCCTTTCTGAGCCGTCGGACGTTTTGCCAGAACCTCCTTGAGGCCAACGAAAGTCCTTCTCCAAAGCCTCCCCGAACTCCTCCCACAACTGGGATTTTGCTTCCGCAACCACTAAAGCCACAGCCCTCCGAGCCACCCGatacctgtcagctgctttcAGAGACCCCTGGGCTAACCAAGCCCGAAAGTGCCTCCTTCTTTTGCCTCCACCAACAGGTTCTTAGGTTGCCGCCACGACAGGCACCAATGGTCTTCTGGCAGCAACTCCTAGCAGCTGCTTCCAAAATGGAGGCTTTGAACATGGACCACTTAGACTCCATGTCCCCAACCTCCCCCGGGATGAAAGAGAAGTTCTTCCGGAGGTGAGAGTTGAAGACCCCTCGGAAAGGGGCCTCAGCCAGACGTTCCCAGTTCACCCGCACTACACATTTTGGGTTTGGCAGGTCTGTACCAGTCTGATCCAACTCACCACCAGGTGGTGATCAGTTGATAGCTCTCCTCTCTTTACCTGAGTGTCCAAAACATACGGCCGCAGATCTGACGAAACAACTACAAAGTTGATCATCGATCTTGGGCCTTGGGTGCTCTGGTACCAGGTACACTTATGAACATCCCTATGTTCAAACATAGTGTTTGTAATGGCCAATCCATGACTAGCACAGaagtccaacaacaaaacaccactcAGGTTCAGATCAGGCAGGCCGTTCCTCCAAATCACCCCTCCCCAGGTGTCTCCAACGTTGCCCACATGAGCGATGAAGTCCCCCAGTAGAACTACAGAGTCCCCGGGCGGAACCTCTTCCAGGCGCCCACCCAGAGACTCCAAGAAGGCTGTGCACTCTGAACTGCCGTTAGGTGCATATGCACATACAACAGTCAGAGCCTTCCTCTCCGCAACCTGAAGTCGCAGAGAGGCGACCCTCTTGTTCACCGGGGAAAACTCCAACACAGCCGGGGGCAGGTGAATATCCACACACCCGCCTGGCGCCTCTCACCCTGGGCAACCCCAGAAAAGGAAAGAGTCCAGCCCCTCTCCAGGAGTTTGGTTCCAGAACCAGTGCTATGCGTCAAGGTGAGACCAACTATCTCTAGCTGGTAGCGTTCCACTTCCCACACAAGCTCCGGCTCCTTCCCCGTCAGAGAGGTGATGTTCCACGTCCCCAGAACCAGTCTGCGCTGCCGTTGATTAGCAAGTCCAGGCCAATCAACGGGCCTGCCACCCGGCTTATCTTGCACCTGCTCCCCATGTCTCTCCCTGCGGGTGGTGGGACTACAGGGCGGCGGttccttgttgtttttctcgGGCTGAGCCCGACCGGGCCCCATGGAAGACTGCCTTGGGAGACCCTACCAGGGGCTAATGCCCCAGACAACACAGCTCCCGGGTTCACCAGGACACACAAACGTTAACCACCACCACGTTAAGGTGAAGGTTCTTTGAGGAGGACAGTGCTTGTTTATATATTCTGTTCAATTTACAGGTGTGGATGAATTTAACGACAATGTTCCTCattaacctctgacctcttgTCCCCAGGCGGagccctctgtgtgtctgcaggtgttaCTGGAGGCTCTGGGGGTGCCTGAGGCCTGTCTGGATGGACTGCAGCCTCACCTGCGCCTCCTGGTGGCAGTGACCTGCTTCTGGCTGCAGAGAGCCGAGCCTAAACCGGACGAGACGCTGCTGAAGGCGCTGCTGCTGGGAGTAAGTCATGGAGACTCACTGAGACAACAAGCAGGTAATAAATGAGTCATACAGGGGTCTCAACTTACCATTGTTTCCACTGAGGATTCATCTGCAGCTTATGGTCTCATTATTTAAGGAGAAGTAGGGAGCAATGCAAAAGAGAGTCCTTTtcagtcctctgtgtgtgtttgtgattcagctttgaagagagagaagaaacccTTGAAACTGCGGCTTGACGCAGACGTCCTCCACTCCTTCAACCAATGGCAGGGATGCCTGAGGCAGAGCGTCCACCTGAACCAGCTGCTGGGCTTCCCCTTACCTGAACCACAGATCGCACGGTGAGTTCAAGGACACAGCAACCTGAGATTCACGTCCTGACTCAGTCAGGTGACGTCCGTGATGATAAATCTCCATCTTGTTCTCCTGATGTCTTCCAGGTGTTATGAGGGAACGTTGGTCCACAGGCTGGTCCACATGTTGAGGAGGGAACGAAAACTGAAAACCCTTTTGAAGAGCGAACCCTCAGTTATGAGAGAGTACCACAAGATGCTCACCATCGTTCAAAGGTTTCACTTTGAGGAGGCGTTGATGCTGACGAGAGTGAAAAGGCGGGAACTGGAGCCTCTAAAGGACCTGACTCCCACCCTGATGGACCTCTTCTACCTGTACGAagaagacgaggtcagcagtGCCGTCCAAGTACACAAGGATCTTTATCTGGATGATATTTTGTCCGTGAGAACTCGGTACAGATCGAAGGAGAGGAGCAGCCGCTGTGACAATCTGATCATGGCCCGTAAACAGGAGTGCCGGCGCTGTGACCTCCAGGTTTAGGTCTGATCCAGGGACTCACTGACCTCCTTCAGTCCTGATTCAGTGCTGTTTTTGTTATGACAAGACCAAAGGTCGTATTCAAGAAGCCTCTTAAGTACTAAGAGTTGCTCCCATTGACAACATTCAAAAAAAGTCTTAGagtcaggacattttctaagaatttcccgTTAAAGTTCAGACTAGATCcttttaaagatgaaagttattcacaaagcgtcttagcccttaagagagctcctgaGGTGTCAAAGTGTGAGGAGGACTTAAAACAGGATGAAGAGTAGAacagagaaataataaaataaatttaaaaaaaacccacctaCGTGTGGACGAGGGCTAAAATATCTTGCTGTTGATAATATGTCTTTGCCTTTAAGGTACAAGcaggttttatattttaaatgcagAGACTTTTGactatttttgatattttgatgTGTGATAAAGTTTATTAATACGTCCACTCAAAGAGAGGAGTCATCAGGAGACATCAGGGACTTTTTTTGTGCTCCATGCtggatgttttaaaaagttcacATTTTTCAGATGGCTTTTGATGTGATGTCACTTAacgttattttattatgttaaCAGATTGATTTGTTGTATGTATGGGAAAACTTTGTACTTTAATAAAGTCTTTACATGAATggttttttgtaattttgtgtaACGTTTTAAATTGTTGAACTTTCAGAGTGATCTCTACTCATCAGagacatttctttgtttgtttgaaagtttgtttaaaggtcacattctgtaaaaatccacttctccatgttcctctaatatgtgtctctagtctgtctacaaaccccccaatgatgagaaaagtccatcctctccgtcttctgcctgctccacttttcagaaaatgtgtgctcaaacagctgtgtggagattttcccttcatgacatcacaaagggcagtagcccctcccccaggtgggtgacactcccacagctaggtgtttgttctgccctctgagtctgccttctcaccgtaaacaataggacatggagcgagaaagccagagtataaccaagcccttccagagagggggcgtggtcagacacagctcatttacatatttaaaggtacagacacagaaacaacctgttctgagcagggctgaaatagaggggtttatagacatgatcaaatacaggatcagagtggatttagaacaagaaacttcacacatgttttgaggagctctgagacttatttaaactgaagaggaggaggagaatatgtgaccttcaaaCCTCTCTGCACTCACTGAGGTATAAATGTAGGAACACAAATAAGGAAATGttcaatgtttgatttgttcgTTGTAATAAACTTTTCTTCTCTAATTGTGTGGGTGTttgaacacaaagacaaaatgtgaaTCCAAACTGAGGCTGACCTCATATTTTTGGTgcttctgtacctttaaatccCACACGTTTGAGAAACGATACAATCGATGGCACAGAAACGTACAGAATAACATCTTCAGTCACAACGCCTGAAACGTTTCTACTCCCAAAAttgaaaaactttaaaattcaaGAACAAGTGAGGGATGTTGGTCAACAGAAATGAGAACAATAcgaacacacacctgacagcgaacaaggagaaaagagaagctGACCTCTGTCGTCGTTGTCCAGGAgataaatctttttatttcatacCAGTTAAATATAACGTTTCAATGTTCACAATTaggaataaaaaacagatcTCACTTtaggaaacagcagcagagtgacGGGATTTTCTGGGCTGatgggagaaaataaaaaaaaagacaactatCAAAAACTACATTTTCCAGAAAGCACTGTGACGTCTGAATAAATCAAAGGAGAGAAAGCAGAAGTGAATCCTGAATtaaatgttgaatgaagtcGTTAATATTCGCAGTGATTCATCCGTCAGTAAAGGGAGATTTTTAAAATTTGTAATGGATGACGTCTCTAAGGCACAGCATGAGGAAGCGTTCTTATTAAAGTGGCGGTACCCTGAAGCGTCCGGTCCGTGGCGGAACTGTTGTGGTCGAAGGGTTTTCATTTAGCGTCAGGATGTATGACTCTGCAGGGCGGGAAACACTCaccaacacgcacacacaaacaagtttCTCTGTACAAAGTGGCGAGATGAAATACAACCAAACGTTGGCATCAGCTGTACAACTGAAAGTGTATGAATTTAAATAAACCAGTGTAGAAGAAGGAGCATGAAAAACACAGTTTGGGTCACAGAGACCAGCCCATGAAGTGGAGGTGTAACGGTACCACATACATTTAATAACTTTAACACctttacactttttatttcccttcagctctgctctgtttcctgcactcaaactgttcttttaaaggtcacatattctgcaaaatcctcttctccatgttcctcta from Labrus mixtus chromosome 11, fLabMix1.1, whole genome shotgun sequence includes the following:
- the LOC132983255 gene encoding protein asteroid homolog 1-like, yielding MGVQGLTTLIEANPEIYRDVKFRKRRLVIDGCNFLYLLYFDSGLDLSHGGEYAAFEDLVERFVKALKDCGISPYVVLDGGIAQTDKKDETIRLRAMDRLQKAHQAVEGTRQAVNGIKKVHQDAQESKVLPQMASLVFRQTLARLEVPVAQCYAEADQEIAALAKEWKCPVLSNDSDFFIFDLPGGLLPISHFHWEVVKRIGSQSYIPSKIYYSSSFCIVFDIEPQLLPALSSLAGNDYVKLQRLNASIRWAEFAPAVNGKSPQRLKGLLCWLKDFKQPMEAFEAALGLLRERELSEEKKAEVMEGLNLGMEEYQLPPSSLKRFFIDGVAPPFPEVEEEMAGWVLLPVMRAQLTSDVLDVLLFNTITLSCPVDRADFPSAHLTSRPIRQVMYRLLLGETLVNENDREGLQLKSFQVQPAASGVPEELELKSLNQAEPSVCLQVLLEALGVPEACLDGLQPHLRLLVAVTCFWLQRAEPKPDETLLKALLLGVSHGDSLRQQAALKREKKPLKLRLDADVLHSFNQWQGCLRQSVHLNQLLGFPLPEPQIARCYEGTLVHRLVHMLRRERKLKTLLKSEPSVMREYHKMLTIVQRFHFEEALMLTRVKRRELEPLKDLTPTLMDLFYLYEEDEVSSAVQVHKDLYLDDILSVRTRYRSKERSSRCDNLIMARKQECRRCDLQV